In Aquimarina spinulae, a single window of DNA contains:
- a CDS encoding MFS transporter: MLKLLLHYFNSFSGLSKEVWWLALITLINRAGAMVIPFLSLYLTDDLNFSLQQVGWIMTSYGLGSFLGAWLGGKLSDQIGYYKVILISLLLTGVSFITIQYFTSFWSICVGFFVLIAIADMARPAFFVALSAYSKPENKTRSLTFIRLAINLGFSAGPAIGGLIIASIGYYGLFWVDGITCIIAGFVMIQTLHPKKAKIQDKEVVVENPVSAHKDGIYVLFLIALALFGFIFVQYFSTIPLYYKEIHQLSEQKIGLLLALNGALIFFFEMPLIAYLEKTKLSKIGNVIGGFVLTGISFLLLLVTPWAGVLVIGMIIATLGEMVAFPFGNAFALDRSKKGRQGAYMGLYSMSFSLAHIFGHNSGMQFINNFGFENTWIFMALIAALGTFLLYIVKRKLNQEKVPG; this comes from the coding sequence TTGCTAAAACTTTTACTTCATTATTTCAACTCTTTTTCTGGGCTATCAAAAGAGGTGTGGTGGTTAGCTCTGATCACTCTAATCAATAGAGCCGGGGCAATGGTCATCCCCTTTTTATCTTTATACTTAACCGATGACTTAAATTTTTCGTTGCAACAAGTAGGTTGGATTATGACCAGTTATGGATTAGGTTCTTTTTTAGGCGCCTGGTTAGGAGGTAAACTAAGTGATCAAATTGGTTACTACAAGGTCATACTTATTTCTTTGTTATTAACGGGTGTCTCATTTATAACTATTCAATATTTTACTAGTTTCTGGAGTATTTGTGTCGGTTTCTTTGTTCTAATTGCAATTGCAGATATGGCCAGACCTGCTTTTTTTGTAGCATTAAGTGCCTATAGTAAACCAGAAAATAAAACCAGATCATTAACTTTTATTCGACTTGCAATTAATCTAGGTTTCTCTGCCGGTCCTGCAATTGGTGGGCTAATTATAGCATCTATAGGATATTATGGTTTATTTTGGGTAGACGGGATTACTTGTATTATAGCCGGATTTGTGATGATACAAACGTTACATCCCAAAAAAGCAAAAATACAAGACAAAGAAGTTGTTGTCGAAAATCCGGTAAGCGCTCATAAGGACGGTATTTATGTCCTGTTTTTAATAGCATTGGCTTTATTTGGATTTATATTTGTTCAGTATTTTTCTACAATACCATTATATTATAAAGAAATACACCAACTATCAGAACAAAAAATCGGATTATTACTTGCTTTAAATGGCGCTTTGATATTTTTCTTTGAAATGCCATTAATTGCATATCTGGAAAAGACAAAATTATCTAAAATAGGGAATGTTATTGGCGGGTTTGTTCTAACAGGCATAAGTTTCCTACTGTTATTAGTTACTCCGTGGGCAGGAGTTTTGGTTATCGGAATGATTATCGCCACACTTGGGGAGATGGTTGCATTTCCATTTGGAAATGCTTTTGCTCTAGACAGATCAAAAAAAGGAAGACAGGGAGCATACATGGGATTGTATAGCATGTCTTTTTCTTTAGCTCATATTTTTGGTCATAACTCAGGGATGCAATTCATAAATAATTTTGGATTTGAAAACACCTGGATTTTTATGGCGCTGATTGCTGCTTTAGGAACATTTTTATTATATATCGTAAAACGAAAACTTAATCAGGAAAAAGTACCTGGTTAA
- a CDS encoding methylmalonyl-CoA mutase family protein: MEQKTPYTPKNKVRIVTAASLFDGHDAAINIMRRIIQSTGVEVIHLGHDRSVEEVVNCAIQEDANAIAMTSYQGGHNEYFKYMYDLLKEKGATHIKIFGGGGGVILPEEIKELMDYGITRIYSPDDGRELGLQGMINDLVERADFPIGDRLNGEVEHLAEKEIGSIARVISAAENFPEVAKDTLDQIHIKNKTSKTPVLGITGTGGAGKSSLVDELVRRFLIDFPEKTIGLISVDPSKRKTGGALLGDRIRMNAINSPRVYMRSLATRQSNLALSKYVAEAIEVLKAAEFDLIILETSGIGQSDTEILEHSDTSLYVMTPEFGAATQLEKIDMLDFADLVAINKFDKRGSLDALRDVKKQYMRNHQLWDIPQDELPVFGTIASQFNDPGMNTLYKEIMDKIVEKTGAELKSDFHISKEMSEKIFVIPPSRTRYLSEISENNRAYDKTANTQVEVAQKLYGIYKTICSVANVDSIALSKNGIGEESLQSAKNEDNASFLKLLLAEFDRVKLNLDPYNWEIITGWAAKIKKYKDPIYAFKVRDKEIKIETHTESLSHSQIPKVALPKYEAWGDILKWCLQENVPGEFPYASGLYPFKRTGEDPTRMFAGEGGPERTNRRFHYVSLGMPAKRLSTAFDSVTLYGNDPDQRPDIYGKIGNAGVSICCLDDAKKLYSGFDLTHAMTSVSMTINGPAPMLLGFFMNAAIDQNCEKYIKEKNLESEVASKIKKIYAKKGVERPEYQGELPEGNDGLGLMLLGVTGDQVLPADVYNEIKATTLNTVRGTVQADILKEDQAQNTCIFSTEFALRLMGDVQEYFIDQQVRNFYSVSISGYHIAEAGANPITQLALTLANGFTYVEYYLSRGMDINKFGPNLSFFFSNGIDPEYAVIGRVARKIWAKALKDKYGANSRAQMLKYHIQTSGRSLHAQEIDFNDIRTTLQALYAIYDNCNSLHTNAYDEAITTPTEESVRRAMAIQLIINKELGLAKNENPIQGSFIIEELTDLVEEAVLVEFDRITERGGVLGAMETMYQRSKIQEESLYYETLKHNGKFPIIGVNTFLSSKGSPTVTPGEVIRATEEEKQYQIKMLNELHKGNADTTAELLKNLQQKAISNQNIFEALMDVCKKCSLGQITSALFEVGGQYRRNM; encoded by the coding sequence ATGGAACAAAAAACACCGTATACACCCAAGAATAAAGTAAGAATAGTTACCGCAGCTTCATTATTTGATGGACACGATGCCGCTATTAATATTATGCGACGTATTATCCAGTCTACAGGGGTAGAAGTCATTCACTTAGGCCACGATCGCAGTGTAGAAGAGGTTGTGAATTGTGCCATACAAGAAGATGCTAATGCTATAGCGATGACTTCTTATCAAGGAGGGCATAACGAATATTTTAAATACATGTATGATTTGCTAAAGGAAAAAGGAGCAACTCATATTAAAATATTTGGCGGAGGTGGTGGAGTAATCCTTCCCGAAGAGATCAAAGAACTGATGGATTATGGGATTACTCGTATATACTCTCCTGATGACGGAAGAGAATTAGGATTGCAAGGGATGATCAATGATCTGGTAGAGCGAGCGGATTTTCCTATAGGAGATCGTCTTAACGGAGAAGTAGAGCATCTGGCAGAAAAAGAAATCGGTTCTATTGCCAGAGTTATTTCTGCTGCAGAAAATTTTCCTGAAGTCGCTAAGGATACTTTAGATCAAATTCATATAAAAAATAAAACATCTAAAACACCTGTTCTGGGTATTACTGGTACGGGTGGTGCCGGTAAATCATCATTAGTAGATGAGTTGGTTCGCCGGTTTTTGATTGATTTTCCTGAAAAAACAATCGGATTAATTTCTGTAGATCCTTCTAAACGTAAAACGGGAGGAGCACTACTTGGAGATAGAATTAGAATGAATGCGATTAATTCTCCAAGAGTATACATGCGTTCTCTGGCTACACGACAATCTAATCTGGCATTGTCTAAGTATGTAGCAGAAGCTATAGAAGTGCTTAAAGCAGCAGAATTTGATCTTATCATTCTCGAGACTTCGGGAATCGGTCAGTCTGATACCGAAATCTTAGAACATAGTGATACCTCTTTATATGTAATGACACCAGAGTTTGGTGCTGCAACACAATTAGAGAAAATAGATATGCTGGATTTTGCAGACCTGGTAGCTATCAATAAGTTTGATAAAAGAGGCTCTTTGGATGCATTGCGAGATGTAAAAAAACAATATATGCGTAATCATCAATTGTGGGATATTCCACAAGATGAATTACCAGTATTCGGGACTATTGCTTCGCAGTTTAATGATCCGGGAATGAATACACTCTACAAAGAAATTATGGATAAAATTGTAGAGAAGACAGGAGCAGAATTAAAATCTGATTTTCATATTTCTAAAGAAATGTCTGAAAAGATATTTGTTATTCCGCCAAGTAGAACACGATATCTATCAGAAATTTCTGAAAATAACAGAGCATATGATAAAACTGCAAATACTCAGGTAGAAGTTGCACAAAAATTATATGGTATTTATAAAACGATCTGTAGCGTTGCTAATGTCGATTCTATTGCTTTGTCTAAGAATGGAATTGGTGAAGAGAGCCTTCAGAGTGCAAAAAATGAGGATAATGCATCATTTTTGAAATTACTTTTGGCAGAATTTGATAGAGTAAAACTTAATCTTGACCCTTATAATTGGGAAATTATTACAGGATGGGCTGCTAAGATCAAAAAATATAAAGATCCTATTTATGCTTTTAAAGTAAGAGATAAAGAAATTAAAATAGAAACCCATACAGAGTCTTTGTCGCATAGTCAGATTCCTAAAGTGGCCTTACCAAAATATGAAGCCTGGGGAGATATCTTGAAGTGGTGCTTACAAGAAAATGTACCTGGTGAGTTTCCTTATGCTTCAGGGTTATATCCTTTTAAGCGTACCGGAGAAGATCCAACACGTATGTTTGCTGGAGAAGGAGGTCCCGAACGTACCAATCGACGTTTTCACTATGTGAGTTTAGGAATGCCCGCTAAGCGACTTTCTACAGCCTTTGATTCGGTAACACTTTATGGAAACGATCCTGATCAAAGACCCGATATCTATGGTAAAATTGGTAATGCAGGAGTGTCGATTTGCTGTCTTGACGATGCAAAGAAATTATACTCTGGATTTGATTTAACACATGCCATGACTTCGGTGAGTATGACCATTAATGGCCCTGCTCCAATGTTATTAGGTTTCTTTATGAATGCTGCAATAGATCAGAACTGTGAAAAATATATTAAAGAAAAGAATCTTGAGAGCGAAGTAGCATCAAAAATCAAAAAGATATATGCCAAAAAAGGTGTAGAACGTCCAGAATATCAAGGCGAACTCCCTGAAGGTAATGATGGATTAGGATTAATGCTTCTTGGTGTTACAGGAGATCAGGTATTGCCTGCAGATGTATATAATGAAATTAAAGCTACGACCTTAAACACTGTTCGTGGTACAGTGCAAGCAGATATACTAAAAGAAGACCAGGCGCAAAATACCTGTATTTTCTCTACAGAATTTGCATTGCGTTTGATGGGAGATGTACAAGAGTATTTTATTGATCAACAAGTACGTAACTTCTATTCGGTATCTATTTCTGGATATCATATAGCAGAAGCAGGTGCAAATCCAATCACGCAGTTAGCATTAACATTGGCAAATGGTTTTACTTATGTAGAATATTACCTAAGCCGCGGAATGGATATTAACAAATTTGGACCTAATCTATCTTTTTTCTTTTCGAATGGTATCGATCCAGAATATGCAGTTATTGGCCGTGTAGCGCGAAAAATATGGGCAAAAGCTTTAAAAGATAAATACGGAGCGAATTCTAGAGCCCAGATGTTGAAATATCATATTCAAACCTCGGGTCGATCATTACATGCTCAGGAAATTGATTTTAATGATATTCGTACGACGCTTCAGGCGTTATATGCGATCTATGACAATTGTAATTCATTGCATACCAATGCTTATGATGAAGCCATTACCACACCAACAGAAGAATCTGTGCGTAGGGCAATGGCAATACAATTGATCATTAATAAAGAACTGGGGCTTGCTAAAAACGAGAACCCGATTCAAGGATCTTTTATTATAGAAGAACTAACAGATCTTGTTGAAGAAGCAGTATTGGTAGAGTTTGACAGAATTACAGAACGAGGAGGAGTGCTCGGGGCGATGGAAACAATGTATCAACGTAGTAAAATACAAGAAGAAAGCTTGTATTATGAAACATTGAAACATAATGGAAAGTTTCCGATTATTGGAGTAAATACATTTTTAAGCTCTAAAGGATCACCAACGGTAACACCAGGAGAGGTAATTCGTGCAACAGAGGAAGAGAAGCAATATCAGATCAAAATGCTAAACGAATTGCATAAAGGAAATGCTGACACTACTGCAGAACTACTAAAAAACCTGCAACAAAAAGCAATCAGTAATCAGAACATTTTTGAAGCTTTAATGGATGTATGTAAAAAATGTTCTTTAGGCCAGATAACATCAGCACTGTTTGAAGTAGGAGGGCAGTATAGACGAAATATGTAA
- the purU gene encoding formyltetrahydrofolate deformylase — MKKTTLLINCPDRKGIIATVTNFILAKKGNTIYIEQHVDRELREFFMRLECEFDEDEEKLTLFKESFTTHVAENYNMHWEMYNAEKKPRMALFVSKYNHCLYDILGRYASGELKVHIPIIISNHEDLKPIADAFDIPFKHIPVTKDAKKQAEAQQIELLKEYKIDFIVLARYMQIVSSDFIDQFPYKIINIHRSFLPAFPGTKPYHSAYERGVKIIGATSHYVTPDPEGGPIIEQEIARVSHIHNADDFMLKGRDLEKIVLSRAIKHHLERKLLVYNNKTVVFS; from the coding sequence ATGAAAAAAACAACCCTATTAATTAATTGCCCCGACAGAAAAGGAATTATTGCAACCGTCACCAATTTCATTCTGGCCAAAAAAGGGAATACTATATATATAGAACAGCATGTAGATCGTGAACTAAGGGAGTTCTTTATGAGATTAGAATGTGAATTTGATGAAGATGAAGAAAAGCTAACACTATTTAAAGAGTCCTTTACTACACATGTTGCAGAAAATTATAATATGCATTGGGAAATGTATAATGCCGAAAAAAAGCCTCGAATGGCTCTTTTTGTTTCTAAATATAATCATTGCCTTTATGATATTTTGGGAAGATATGCCTCTGGAGAATTAAAAGTACATATCCCTATTATTATAAGCAACCATGAAGACCTTAAGCCTATTGCTGATGCTTTTGATATCCCATTTAAACATATCCCAGTAACAAAAGACGCCAAAAAACAGGCTGAAGCACAGCAAATAGAACTTCTTAAAGAATATAAAATTGATTTTATAGTTCTGGCGAGATATATGCAAATTGTTTCTTCCGATTTTATAGATCAATTTCCTTATAAAATCATAAACATACACCGTTCTTTTTTACCTGCTTTTCCTGGAACAAAACCATATCATTCTGCTTACGAAAGAGGTGTAAAAATCATTGGCGCAACAAGTCATTATGTAACTCCTGATCCAGAAGGCGGGCCTATTATCGAGCAAGAGATTGCACGTGTATCCCACATTCATAATGCTGATGATTTTATGCTTAAAGGCCGAGATCTCGAAAAAATTGTATTATCGCGAGCCATTAAACATCATCTCGAAAGAAAATTGCTAGTTTATAATAATAAAACTGTCGTTTTTTCTTAA
- a CDS encoding DJ-1/PfpI family protein, protein MKNFFFTFCIILIYSCTQVQQEKQPGTIKIEAIEEKKSFPKLEPNRYNVAFLIMDGTYNTEFTAPFDIFQHTQYRKNIKQMNVFTVANTDHPITTFEGVKIIPDYNYVKDSLPQIDILVVPSAEHHLDTDLDDKVMLDFVKQVDKTASFMTSHCDGAFVLAKAGVLDNVVSTTFPSDIDQMRSTFPNLDIRKEVLFVHDKKYITSAGGAKSFEAALYLCEYLYGAEIARSLAKGLVIDWNLEKVPHLVINK, encoded by the coding sequence ATGAAAAATTTCTTTTTTACCTTTTGTATTATACTAATTTATAGTTGTACCCAAGTACAGCAAGAGAAACAACCTGGCACTATAAAAATAGAAGCAATAGAAGAGAAAAAGAGCTTTCCTAAATTAGAGCCTAACCGATATAATGTTGCTTTCCTTATTATGGATGGCACCTATAATACTGAATTTACGGCACCGTTTGATATTTTTCAACACACTCAATATCGTAAAAACATAAAACAAATGAATGTTTTTACTGTCGCAAATACAGACCACCCAATAACTACATTTGAAGGTGTAAAAATTATACCTGATTATAATTATGTAAAAGATTCTTTGCCTCAAATAGATATTTTGGTAGTTCCTAGTGCCGAGCACCATTTAGACACCGACTTAGATGATAAAGTGATGCTTGATTTTGTAAAACAAGTTGATAAAACTGCTTCATTTATGACCTCGCATTGTGATGGAGCATTTGTTCTTGCCAAAGCCGGAGTTCTTGATAATGTAGTATCTACTACTTTTCCTAGTGATATAGATCAAATGCGAAGTACGTTTCCTAACCTGGATATTAGAAAAGAAGTCCTATTTGTACATGACAAAAAGTATATAACTTCTGCCGGAGGTGCCAAAAGTTTTGAAGCTGCATTATATTTATGTGAATACTTATATGGTGCAGAAATTGCAAGGTCACTTGCAAAAGGATTAGTGATTGATTGGAATCTGGAAAAGGTACCTCATCTGGTGATCAATAAATAA
- the sigZ gene encoding RNA polymerase sigma factor SigZ — protein METLNLWKTYHEDIRLFIKSKVKNDQIVDDLIQETFIKVHSNKNKLRDHSKIKSWLFTIARNTVYDYLKKNKQTTDFIKEQIYEETTNHSEKDCLPGLINRLPEKYRKPLLLSDVKGFKQKQIAEQLGLPLSTIKSQIQRARKMIIQGYMDCCDYKLDDKGKLVGEAKEKENCKICR, from the coding sequence ATGGAAACTTTGAATCTTTGGAAAACCTATCATGAAGACATTAGATTGTTTATAAAAAGTAAAGTGAAAAATGATCAAATTGTAGATGATTTGATACAAGAGACCTTTATAAAAGTACATAGTAATAAAAATAAACTTAGAGATCATTCTAAAATCAAATCCTGGCTGTTCACCATTGCAAGAAATACAGTATATGATTATTTAAAAAAAAATAAACAGACTACAGATTTTATAAAAGAACAAATATATGAAGAGACTACCAACCATTCTGAAAAAGATTGTCTCCCAGGATTAATAAACAGACTACCAGAAAAATATCGAAAGCCATTACTTCTTTCTGATGTAAAAGGTTTTAAGCAAAAACAAATCGCAGAGCAATTAGGGCTTCCTTTATCAACCATTAAATCACAAATACAACGTGCTCGAAAAATGATCATACAAGGGTATATGGATTGTTGTGATTATAAGCTTGATGATAAAGGAAAATTAGTAGGAGAGGCTAAAGAGAAAGAAAATTGTAAAATATGTAGATAA
- a CDS encoding DUF1684 domain-containing protein translates to MFRISILFVFFIGNIIAQDSIAIKKILSFQEELNKDFASEETSPLTPKDLERFKTLDFFEIDTSFCIRAKFIRTPYETPFVMKTTTGREPIYVKYGEAHFILQKKSYVLQIYQNQGLKTQPEFENYLFLPFTDLTNEESSYAGGRFIDLKIPEGDYIIIDFNTSYNPYCAYNDRYSCPIPPEANHLDVKIPVGVKAYKKYPENK, encoded by the coding sequence GTGTTCAGGATATCAATTTTATTTGTGTTTTTTATTGGGAATATAATTGCTCAGGATTCTATAGCGATAAAAAAAATATTGTCTTTTCAGGAAGAACTTAACAAGGATTTTGCTTCTGAAGAAACTTCACCTTTAACACCAAAAGATTTAGAACGTTTTAAAACGCTTGATTTTTTTGAAATCGATACTTCTTTTTGTATCCGTGCAAAATTTATTCGTACACCGTATGAAACACCTTTTGTGATGAAAACCACTACAGGAAGAGAACCTATATATGTCAAATATGGAGAGGCTCACTTTATATTACAGAAAAAATCTTATGTATTACAGATATATCAAAATCAAGGATTAAAAACTCAGCCAGAATTTGAAAATTATTTATTTCTCCCTTTTACAGATTTAACTAATGAAGAATCAAGTTACGCAGGAGGACGTTTTATAGATTTAAAAATCCCTGAAGGAGATTATATTATTATTGATTTTAATACTTCGTATAATCCCTATTGTGCTTATAATGACAGGTATTCTTGTCCAATACCACCAGAAGCAAATCATCTCGATGTAAAGATTCCTGTAGGTGTTAAGGCATATAAGAAATATCCAGAGAATAAATAA
- a CDS encoding Lrp/AsnC family transcriptional regulator: MKIDAINWDILKCLQQNARLSNTEIGRKVGLSSPAVAERIKKMEDYGILKGYIADVSYTKTGYQLKAIITLRAFMGRLKPFLIKVSEFKEVMNCYRITGNENIVMEVVLRDQIHLQEFIDRLITYGEVKTHIILSNLIENNPITSHIEFGELDV; the protein is encoded by the coding sequence ATGAAAATAGATGCTATAAACTGGGATATTTTGAAGTGTTTACAACAAAACGCAAGACTGTCTAATACAGAAATAGGACGAAAAGTTGGTTTGAGTTCTCCTGCAGTTGCCGAAAGGATAAAAAAGATGGAAGATTATGGGATTTTAAAAGGATATATTGCCGATGTCTCATATACCAAAACTGGGTATCAATTAAAAGCAATAATTACACTACGAGCATTTATGGGAAGATTAAAACCATTTTTGATAAAGGTGTCAGAATTTAAGGAAGTCATGAATTGTTATCGAATCACAGGTAACGAAAATATAGTTATGGAAGTAGTGTTAAGAGACCAAATACATTTACAAGAATTTATAGATAGGTTGATCACTTATGGAGAAGTCAAAACACATATTATATTGTCTAATCTTATAGAGAATAACCCAATTACTAGTCATATCGAATTTGGAGAACTAGATGTCTAA
- a CDS encoding alanine/glycine:cation symporter family protein, whose product MLFPCIISEQNLDENINRIFGDATSWFVDAILAEIPITETVGIPWVVVVLLLGAGYFTLYFKFINVRSFYTAIQVVRGKYDALENWDQEETNKLSTESISVEEKNKDNNVKGEVSHFQALTTAVSATVGLGNIAGVAIALSIGGAGATLWMIIIGVLGMSSKFVECTLGVKYREVDSDGKIFGGPMYYLTKGLGEKGYAKFGKVLSVIFAVMCIGGSFGGGNMFQVNQAFKLFDHVIISDNSMLHGQGWVFGVIMAILVGVVIIGGIKKIASVTDKIVPFMVLIYMVAVLTVLVLYSSAIPAAFRAIWDGAFHPEGVMGGFIGVLVQGFRRGAFSNEAGVGSASIAHSAVKTRFPASEGLVALLEPFIDTVVVCTMTALVLIITGQVDTSTEIDFEQGVLLTASALESGVSWFPYLLTIAVLLFAFSSMISWSYYGYQAWSYLFGRSKRTEYLYKSIFCCFTVIGAAATLNAVTDFSDAMIFAMMVPNMIGLFLLSPKVKDELKRYKKSIAKRIR is encoded by the coding sequence ATGTTATTTCCTTGTATTATTTCAGAACAAAATTTAGATGAAAATATCAATCGTATTTTTGGTGATGCTACCAGTTGGTTTGTCGATGCAATTCTAGCCGAAATTCCTATCACAGAAACTGTAGGGATTCCTTGGGTAGTTGTAGTATTGTTATTAGGAGCCGGATATTTTACATTATATTTTAAGTTTATTAATGTAAGAAGTTTTTATACTGCAATACAAGTAGTTCGAGGAAAATACGATGCTTTAGAGAATTGGGATCAGGAGGAGACAAATAAATTATCTACTGAAAGCATTTCGGTAGAAGAAAAAAATAAAGATAATAATGTAAAAGGAGAAGTTAGCCATTTTCAGGCATTAACTACGGCTGTTTCGGCTACAGTAGGGCTGGGTAATATTGCCGGTGTTGCAATTGCCTTGTCTATTGGTGGTGCCGGAGCAACACTCTGGATGATTATTATTGGGGTATTAGGGATGTCTTCAAAATTCGTAGAATGTACCCTGGGAGTTAAATACCGGGAGGTAGATAGCGACGGGAAAATTTTTGGAGGCCCTATGTACTATTTAACCAAAGGGTTAGGAGAAAAAGGATATGCCAAATTTGGTAAGGTGCTATCTGTGATTTTTGCTGTTATGTGTATAGGAGGATCGTTTGGCGGTGGTAACATGTTTCAGGTAAATCAGGCATTTAAATTGTTTGACCATGTGATAATTTCGGATAACTCGATGTTGCATGGGCAAGGTTGGGTGTTTGGAGTTATCATGGCGATATTGGTAGGGGTTGTTATCATTGGCGGAATCAAAAAAATAGCAAGTGTAACCGATAAGATTGTACCCTTTATGGTGTTGATTTATATGGTAGCAGTCCTGACAGTTTTGGTGTTGTATAGTTCGGCTATTCCGGCAGCGTTTAGAGCGATTTGGGATGGTGCTTTTCATCCCGAAGGAGTGATGGGAGGCTTTATAGGAGTACTGGTTCAGGGATTTAGACGAGGAGCTTTTAGTAATGAAGCAGGAGTTGGTAGTGCATCAATAGCGCATAGTGCGGTAAAAACACGTTTCCCTGCAAGCGAAGGACTTGTGGCATTACTCGAGCCTTTTATCGATACCGTGGTTGTGTGTACAATGACTGCGTTGGTATTAATTATAACCGGGCAGGTAGATACAAGTACCGAAATTGATTTTGAACAAGGAGTCCTTCTTACTGCCTCTGCATTAGAGAGTGGTGTTTCATGGTTTCCGTATCTCCTTACGATTGCAGTATTACTTTTTGCTTTCTCTTCTATGATTTCATGGTCATATTATGGATACCAGGCCTGGAGCTATCTTTTTGGAAGAAGTAAACGTACAGAATACTTGTATAAGTCTATTTTTTGCTGTTTTACTGTAATAGGTGCTGCAGCTACACTAAATGCAGTTACAGATTTTAGTGACGCCATGATTTTTGCGATGATGGTACCCAACATGATAGGCCTGTTTTTATTAAGCCCTAAGGTGAAAGACGAATTAAAACGCTACAAAAAGAGTATTGCCAAAAGGATTAGATAA
- a CDS encoding helix-turn-helix transcriptional regulator, whose amino-acid sequence MFSTIEYTVTAIVCLISAIVIQRIFSKEKLRGADKKAIHGIKWFGLAIFVWGLGALVNLIMVEGLQWPSTNKILIYFGVLVSLANSLFILLSLPSIEHPQKPGIVVRLVQRFSVREFIGLFCGVLGMITFVFIASSYGNPEISNNFIWLIDIPISILVAISLLYELNKAFVGRQMRFMYLPTFALFVLIVIAVCHRMIPQDRVLQFIDQQFWGVLGSITAISFKFLFILLFSILLYSWKFLSEKEQQQSLAQKLEIQKAKLEKEKEQLLLANESHLDTIKTLKTNLKTIKATSKIELSDRQKEVLGYLAYYGNYKSYTEIAQEMHISTDGFQTHIHQIKKMLNISGAGGKEQLIAFAKANSFLQYTSLKDDT is encoded by the coding sequence GTGTTTAGTACCATAGAATATACAGTAACTGCAATTGTGTGCCTTATTTCGGCAATAGTAATTCAACGTATTTTTAGCAAAGAAAAACTTCGTGGAGCTGATAAAAAAGCTATTCATGGAATCAAGTGGTTTGGACTGGCAATATTTGTTTGGGGTCTTGGAGCCTTGGTTAACTTGATTATGGTTGAAGGATTACAATGGCCTTCGACCAATAAAATCCTGATTTATTTTGGAGTACTGGTTTCTTTAGCAAACTCATTGTTTATTTTATTATCCCTTCCTTCAATAGAACATCCTCAAAAACCAGGTATTGTAGTGCGATTGGTACAACGTTTTAGTGTACGAGAATTTATAGGGCTCTTTTGCGGTGTTTTAGGAATGATCACTTTTGTTTTTATCGCATCTTCCTATGGTAATCCCGAGATTAGTAATAATTTTATTTGGTTGATCGATATCCCTATTTCTATTTTGGTAGCTATTTCGCTACTATATGAGCTTAATAAAGCTTTTGTTGGACGGCAGATGAGATTTATGTACTTACCTACTTTTGCATTATTTGTCTTAATTGTAATCGCTGTTTGCCATCGTATGATACCGCAGGATAGAGTTTTACAATTTATCGATCAGCAATTCTGGGGAGTATTAGGTAGTATTACTGCTATTTCGTTCAAATTTCTTTTTATTCTTTTATTTTCTATTCTTTTATACAGTTGGAAATTTCTTTCAGAAAAAGAACAACAGCAAAGTCTGGCTCAAAAACTGGAAATTCAAAAAGCTAAACTCGAAAAAGAAAAAGAACAATTACTATTGGCAAACGAAAGTCATTTGGATACGATCAAAACATTAAAAACTAACCTAAAAACGATAAAAGCAACCTCAAAAATAGAACTTTCTGATAGACAAAAAGAGGTTTTAGGGTATCTGGCGTATTATGGGAACTATAAATCATATACCGAAATTGCGCAGGAAATGCATATTAGTACAGATGGATTTCAGACCCATATTCATCAAATAAAAAAGATGCTTAATATAAGCGGGGCAGGAGGTAAAGAGCAATTAATTGCTTTTGCAAAGGCTAATAGTTTTCTTCAGTATACTTCATTAAAAGATGATACGTAA